Below is a genomic region from Actinomyces weissii.
CAGCACACCTGTAGCCACCAGCAGACAGCCCACCAACAGCAGACAGGAGAGGAGAGGACCAGTGTCCAGCACCAGCACCCAGCCGGACGCCGGCGACCAGCCCGGCACCAGTGACCAGCCCGGCGGTCGGCCCGCGGCACAGCGGCACACACCCGTGCTGCTTGAGCGCTGCCTGGACCTGCTGGCCCCGGCCCTGGAGTCCAGCCCCTCCCAGGCCGGTCCTGTACTCATCGATTGCACCCTGGGTATGGGCGGGCACACTGAGGCCGCCTTGCAGCGCTTCGACCGCCTTACCGTCATCGGCATAGACCGGGACCCGCAGGCTGTCGCCCTGGCCAGCCAGCGCCTGGCACCCTTCGGGGAGCGCTTCAAGGCGGTGCGTACCACCTACGACGACGTCCTCCAGGTAGCAGCCGAGCACGCCCAGGCTGATATGGGCGGGCTGGTTGACGGCGTGCTGATGGACCTGGGGGTCTCCTCCCTGCAGCTCGACGACGCCCCCCGGGGCTTCTCCTACGCCAGGCCCGCACCGCTGGACATGCGCATGGACCAGAGCCGGGGCCGCAGCGCCGCCGAGCTGCTGGCCACGGCTACCACCGGGGAGATCACCCGTATCCTGCGCGACTACGGCGAGGAGCGTTTCGCCCCTCGTATAGCGGCTGCCATCGTCCGCCGTCGGGAGGCGGGACAGCCCGTGCTCACCACCGACGCCCTGGTGGAGGTGGTGCGCGAGTGCGTCCCGGCCGCTGCCCGCCGCACCGGGGGGAACCCCGCCAAGCGGACCTTCCAGGCCCTACGGGTGGCGGTGAACAGCGAGCTGGACGTGCTGGCCCGGGCCCTGCCCCGGGCCCTGGACTCCTTGCGCGTAGGCGGCAGGCTGGTGGTCGAGTCCTACCAGTCGCTGGAGGACCGGCTGGTCAAGTCCGAGCTGGGGCGAGGGGCACGCTCCCGCGCCCCCGAGGGCCTGCCCGTGGTGCCAGAGACCGACCTCCCCTACCTGGAGCTGCTGGTCCACGGCGCGGAGCAGGCTGACGAGGCCGAGGTGGCCCGCAACCCCAGGTCCGCCCCCGTCCGCCTGCGCGCCGCCGTCCGCACCCGGCCCGCTGCCCAGGCGTCGGCGCAAGGCCGGGCGGCAGGCAGTCAGCAGGCCGCCAGAAGAGTCCCCAGCAGCAAGCCCGTTAGTAACCGTGACCGCAGCACCAGAGGAAGGAGCCGTCGATGACTGCCCAGGCCGCCCGTGTCCTGCGCCCCCGAGGCGCTGGGGCCGCTTCCGCCCAGCGTCCCGCCGCCCAGGCGCGCCCCACCCTGTCCGTGGTGCACGCACTGACCCCCTCACGCTCCACCCTGCCCTTCCTCGGGCTGGTCATCAGCCTGCTCCTGACGGCGTTGGGGGTGGCCCTGCTGCTCAACGCCCTCATGGCCCGCACCGCCGGAGACCTGCAGCGCACCCGGGAGGCCGCCGCCGAGGCGCGGGAGGCCTCCGTGGTGCTTCAGGCCCAGCTGGACCAGCGCAGCTCCTCCGCCGCCCTGTCCGACCGGGCCCGGAGCCTGGGCATGGTCCCGGCGGATATGCCTGGCCTGGTGGACCTGGGCACTGGCAGTGTCTCGGGCGGCAAGCCCGCCCAGGCGCCCAAGGCCCCTGACCCCCGGCTCTTCGGGGCTCGCAAGCCCGAGTCGGCCGCCCCGGCCGCAGAGGCCCCGGCGCCCACCGACCAGTCCCCGGCCCCCACTCCCGGGCAGGCGCAGTGAACCTGTCCCGCCGCTCCGCCCTGCAGGCCCTGGGCCTGCTCGGGTTCTCGGCCGTCACCCTCCGCCTGGCGTACTTTGAAGCCTTCTCGGCCTCCGAGGCCGCCGCGCAGGCTCGGCGCGTCCGCCAGGGCAGCACCCCTCTGCGCTCGCTGCGCGGAGAGATACAGGACCGTAAAGGGATAGTGCTGGCCTCCTCCATGGTGGTCTACGACGTCGCCGTGAACCAGACCCTCATCTCCCAGTACGAGCACAAGATCTACGACGCCGCCGACAACGAGCACGTGGTCGGGCACGGGGCCATCGAGGCTGCGGCCCAGCTGGCCCCGCTGCTGGGGGTGGACGCTCGCGAGCTTGCCGCCCAGATGATCGGGGACAGCCCCTACGTGGTGATCGCCCCCGCCATCGACGAGGTGGTCTGGCGGCGGGTGGACGCCCTGAACATCCACGGCATCGAGCGGGACCAGCGGGTCAAGCGCCTCTACCCGGCGGGCAACGTGGCGGGCAACATCATCGGCTTCGCCCACGACGACCGGGACGAGGTCACCCGCCAGCGCTACATGAAGGCCGAGACCGGTCTGGAGCTCACCCAGGACCAGCAGCTGACCGGGACGGACGGGTCCCGGCAGTACGAGCGATCCAGCAGCGGGCAGCTGATCATCCCCTCCGTGCCGGAGGTGACGGTGCCCGCCGTGCAGGGCTCCACCGTGCGCACCACCCTGGACGCCGACCTGCAGAAGGTCATCCAGGACGCCGTCGCCCAGGCCATGAGCACCTGGCAGCCGGAGTGGGTCTCCGTGGTGGTCACCGAGCCGGCCACCGGCAAGGTCCTGGCCATGGTGGACTCCAACTCCTTCGACCCGACCCGGCCGGAGCAGAGCACGGAGGGGAACACGGGTGCCAGGTCCGTGGAGGTGGTCTACGAGCCCGGCAGCGTCGGCAAGGTGGTGACCTTCGCCGCCGCCCTGGAGGAGGGCAAGATCAAGGCCGACAGCACCTGGACGGTGCCGGACACCTGGGCGGCCCCCAACGGCCAGGTCTTTGAGGACTCCCACCCCCACGAGACCACCACCATCACCGCCACCCAGGTGCTGGTGGACTCCTCGAACGTGGGCACCGTCATTATCGGTGACCTGCTGGAGGACTCGGTGCGCCACGACTACATGCGCCGTTTCGGCTGGGGGCAGCTGACCGGCATCGAGCTGCCCGGGGAGGTGAAGGGCATCCTCTCCGCGCCGGAGGACTGGGACGGGCGCACCCGCTACACCACCATGTTCGGGCAGGGGGTGGCCTGCACCCCGATCCAGGCGGTGCAGACCCTGGCTGCCGTCGCCAACGGCGGGGTGCGGGTGCCGCTGCGGCTGATCGACGCCTGGGTCGACTCCCAGGGCACAGTGACCGAGCAGCCGCGGCCGCAGGGCGTGCGCGTGGTCAGTGAGCAGACCGCCGAGACCCTCACGCAGATGCTGGTGGGGGTCACCCAGCCGGGCGGCACCGCAGCCACCGCGGCGGTGGACGGCTACCAGGTGGCGGGCAAGACCGGCACCACCCAGATCCTGGAGGGCGGCAAGGAGATCGGCACGGTCGCCTCCTTCGTGGGCTTCCTGCCCGCCGCGGCCCCGGCCGCAGCCGTGTCGGTAGTGGTGCACAAGCCCGCCCACGGGGTGTACGGCGGGGTGGTGGCCGGACCCCTGTTCCGGGAGGTGGCCCTGGCCACCATGCACGTGCTCGGTGTCAAGCCTGATCCGTCAGTCGTCGCATCGACCGCCCCGCCCGCCTCCCAGTAGGCTGGTCACACGCACCGCTACCTTGCCCTGAGGACTGCGGCACGGCCCTGCCGACGCGCGCCAGCGGGACCTGGCGCGATAGATTGAGGAACCATGAGCCTGAACGCCCCCTCGTCCGCTGAGCCTCTGCGCCCGCACCGCGTACAGCCAGTAGACCTCAAGCACCTGGCTCAACGCTTTGGGCTGCAGCCCGCCAGCGCCAGCCTGCCGCTGGGGCAGACCCGGGTGACCGGGGTGGCGCAGGGCTCCACGGAGGTGGGCCCCGGGGACCTCTTCGTGGCCCTGCCAGGGGCCCGCGCGCACGGCGCCCAGTACGCCCGCCAGGCCGTCCAGGCCGGGGCTGTGGCTGTTCTCACTGATCTCGACGGCGCCGCCCTGCTGGCCCAGGAGGACCTCCAGGTGCCGGTGCTCACCAGCACCCAGTTGCCCGGTGTGGTGGGGCACCTGGCAGCGGAGGTCTACGGCCAGCCCGCCGGAGGCCTGACCACCGCAGCGGTCACCGGCACCAACGGCAAGACCACCACCGCCACCATGATCGACCACGTGCTGCGCAAGCTGGGCAAGGTGACGGGACTGATCGGCACCGTGGAGGTCACCCTGGCCGGGGCCAGCCGCCCAGCCGTGCTCACCACCCCGCAGCCCGCCGACCTGCAGCGCTTCCTGACCTGCCTGCGGGAGGCCGGGGGCACCGACCTGGTGATGGAGGTCTCCTCCCACGCCCTGGCCATGCACCGCACCGAGCCCGTGGTCTTCACCGTGGCCGGGTTCACCAACCTCACCCAGGACCACCTGGACTACCACACCACCCTGGAGGAGTACTTCGAGGCCAAGGCCCTGCTCTTCACCCCCCAGCACTCCCGCCACCAGGTGGTCTGCGTGGACGACCCCTGGGGGCGGCGGCTGGCCCAGCGCCTGGCCAGCAGCCCGCAGGCCCGGCTCACCACCCTGCGCACCCCGCTGGCCGACCCGGAGGGCCAGGCCTTCCCCGCCACCTGGAGCATCGAGGCGGTGCACCACGAGCCCGCCCGCACCAGCTTCACGCTGCGGGGGCCCCAGGACCAGAGGCTGGAGACCGCCACCAGCCTGCCGGGGGACTTCAACGTGGCCAACGCCGCCCTGGCGGTCCTCATGGTGCACGCCGCCGGGACCCCCCTGGAGGAGATCGGCCAGGCCCTGGGCGAGGCCGGGGTGAGCCCGGTGGTTCCGGGCCGGGTGGAGGCCGTGGGCAGCGGCACCAGCGGCCCCCGGGTGCTGGTCGACTTCGCCCACAACCCGGGGGCCCTGGAGGCGGTGCTGCGCTCCCTGCGCCCCACCGTCCAGGGGCGTCTGGTGCTCGTCTTCGGGGCCACCGGTAACCGGGACACCGGCAAGCGCCCACAGATGGCCCGGATCGCCGTCGAGGGCGCGGACCTCGTCATCATCACTGACGACGACCCCCACGACGAGGACCCGGCCGCGATCCGTGCCGAGCTCATGGCCGTGGCGCAGTCCGCCCGGCCCGGTGGCACGGAGCTGGAGGAGGTCGCCCCGCGCGAGGCCGCCATCTGGAAGGCCGTGGAGCTGGCCCGCCCCGAGGACACCGTCCTGATCGCCGGGCGCGGGCACGAGACCGTCCAGGACGTGGCCGGTGAGGACATCAGCCTGGACGACCGCGTTGCCGCCGCCGAGGCGCTGCGCCGAAAAGAAGGATCTCCCGCATGATCTCCCGCACCATCGACGAGCTCGTCAGCCACACCCAGGGCCGCCTCGTCACCCCCGCGCCAGCCGCGCCCCAGGCCGTCACGCAGGTGGTGACCGACTCCCGCCAGGCCGGCCCCGGTGCGCTCTTCGTGGCCATCCCCGGCGAGCGCGTCGACGGGCACGGCTTCATCGGGCAGGTGGCCGGGGCCGGGGCCAGCGCCGCCCTGGTCAGTGACCTGCAGGCCGCCCAGGACTCCCTGCAGGAGGCCGGGCTGGACAGCCAGGCCCTCGCCCTAATCGAGGTGCCGGACACCGTGGCTGCCTTGGGGGACCTGGCCCGCGCGCACCTGGCCCAGATGCGCCAGCACGCCCGTGAGCAGGGCCAGGCGCTGACCGTGGTGGCCATGACCGGCTCGGTGGGCAAGACCACCACCAAGGACCTCACCCGCCAGCTCCTGGCCGCCTGCGGCCCTACGATCGCTCCCCGCCAGAGCTTCAACAACGAGGTCGGCCTGCCCCTGACCGTCCTGGAGACTGACCTGTCCACCCGCTACCTGGTGCTGGAGATGGGCGCCTCAGGAGTCGGCCACATCGACTACCTCACCGCCATCGCCCCCCTGGACGCCGCCGCGGTGCTGATGATCGGCCACGCCCACATGGGCGGCTTCGGCTCGGTGGAGGGCGTGGCCGCCGCCAAGAGCGAGATCATCACCGGCCTGCTGCCCACCGGCACCGCGGTCCTCAACGCGGACGACCCCCACTGCGCCGCCATGGCCCCGCTGGCCCCCGGACCGGTGCTGCGCTTCTCTGCCACCGGTGACCCCAGCGCCCAGGTGCGGGCCACCGACCTGGAGGTGGGGGAGCAGGCCCGTGCCAGCTTCAACCTGCACCTGCCGGGGCTGGAGGCGCCCGTGCCCACCCGCCTGGGCCTGGCTGGAG
It encodes:
- the rsmH gene encoding 16S rRNA (cytosine(1402)-N(4))-methyltransferase RsmH, producing MSSTSTQPDAGDQPGTSDQPGGRPAAQRHTPVLLERCLDLLAPALESSPSQAGPVLIDCTLGMGGHTEAALQRFDRLTVIGIDRDPQAVALASQRLAPFGERFKAVRTTYDDVLQVAAEHAQADMGGLVDGVLMDLGVSSLQLDDAPRGFSYARPAPLDMRMDQSRGRSAAELLATATTGEITRILRDYGEERFAPRIAAAIVRRREAGQPVLTTDALVEVVRECVPAAARRTGGNPAKRTFQALRVAVNSELDVLARALPRALDSLRVGGRLVVESYQSLEDRLVKSELGRGARSRAPEGLPVVPETDLPYLELLVHGAEQADEAEVARNPRSAPVRLRAAVRTRPAAQASAQGRAAGSQQAARRVPSSKPVSNRDRSTRGRSRR
- a CDS encoding peptidoglycan D,D-transpeptidase FtsI family protein; this encodes MNLSRRSALQALGLLGFSAVTLRLAYFEAFSASEAAAQARRVRQGSTPLRSLRGEIQDRKGIVLASSMVVYDVAVNQTLISQYEHKIYDAADNEHVVGHGAIEAAAQLAPLLGVDARELAAQMIGDSPYVVIAPAIDEVVWRRVDALNIHGIERDQRVKRLYPAGNVAGNIIGFAHDDRDEVTRQRYMKAETGLELTQDQQLTGTDGSRQYERSSSGQLIIPSVPEVTVPAVQGSTVRTTLDADLQKVIQDAVAQAMSTWQPEWVSVVVTEPATGKVLAMVDSNSFDPTRPEQSTEGNTGARSVEVVYEPGSVGKVVTFAAALEEGKIKADSTWTVPDTWAAPNGQVFEDSHPHETTTITATQVLVDSSNVGTVIIGDLLEDSVRHDYMRRFGWGQLTGIELPGEVKGILSAPEDWDGRTRYTTMFGQGVACTPIQAVQTLAAVANGGVRVPLRLIDAWVDSQGTVTEQPRPQGVRVVSEQTAETLTQMLVGVTQPGGTAATAAVDGYQVAGKTGTTQILEGGKEIGTVASFVGFLPAAAPAAAVSVVVHKPAHGVYGGVVAGPLFREVALATMHVLGVKPDPSVVASTAPPASQ
- a CDS encoding UDP-N-acetylmuramoyl-L-alanyl-D-glutamate--2,6-diaminopimelate ligase, translated to MSLNAPSSAEPLRPHRVQPVDLKHLAQRFGLQPASASLPLGQTRVTGVAQGSTEVGPGDLFVALPGARAHGAQYARQAVQAGAVAVLTDLDGAALLAQEDLQVPVLTSTQLPGVVGHLAAEVYGQPAGGLTTAAVTGTNGKTTTATMIDHVLRKLGKVTGLIGTVEVTLAGASRPAVLTTPQPADLQRFLTCLREAGGTDLVMEVSSHALAMHRTEPVVFTVAGFTNLTQDHLDYHTTLEEYFEAKALLFTPQHSRHQVVCVDDPWGRRLAQRLASSPQARLTTLRTPLADPEGQAFPATWSIEAVHHEPARTSFTLRGPQDQRLETATSLPGDFNVANAALAVLMVHAAGTPLEEIGQALGEAGVSPVVPGRVEAVGSGTSGPRVLVDFAHNPGALEAVLRSLRPTVQGRLVLVFGATGNRDTGKRPQMARIAVEGADLVIITDDDPHDEDPAAIRAELMAVAQSARPGGTELEEVAPREAAIWKAVELARPEDTVLIAGRGHETVQDVAGEDISLDDRVAAAEALRRKEGSPA
- a CDS encoding UDP-N-acetylmuramoyl-tripeptide--D-alanyl-D-alanine ligase, yielding MISRTIDELVSHTQGRLVTPAPAAPQAVTQVVTDSRQAGPGALFVAIPGERVDGHGFIGQVAGAGASAALVSDLQAAQDSLQEAGLDSQALALIEVPDTVAALGDLARAHLAQMRQHAREQGQALTVVAMTGSVGKTTTKDLTRQLLAACGPTIAPRQSFNNEVGLPLTVLETDLSTRYLVLEMGASGVGHIDYLTAIAPLDAAAVLMIGHAHMGGFGSVEGVAAAKSEIITGLLPTGTAVLNADDPHCAAMAPLAPGPVLRFSATGDPSAQVRATDLEVGEQARASFNLHLPGLEAPVPTRLGLAGAHNVANALAAASLALAAGAPATLVAQALGQAHLESPHRMDISTLARDVLLIDDAYNANIDSMTASLAALPALAGDRRRVVVISEMLELGETSEQDHARTGELAAQAGAALLITIGAGTAPLRAAAQAASPGLATAHFPDAAAAVAQVEGLLRDGDAVLVKGSNGSGAWRLADHLKEVLAA